CACTGTGTGCCCTTTTAATCCTCTACGTTTCGCACATATTGTCGAACTGACAATAAAAAGCTACCTTGTAACTTGAATACAGACCAATGTAtgcaatttatatttttatttattttttcttctctttctacaTACGGtgtatattttgaaaatgtcatccattttctcgTGTTTCAACTCTTAATGAATTGATGCCAAATTTGTAATCTGACTAAACCTGATTTCCTTCCAGATTGCAACTTCCTTCCAGATTGCAACATCCTCCCGCTGGACATGGACGCTCTGGACCTCCCTGCGGGTGAGCCCCCCCAAGTCCACTTTGCTGTTGCGTGTCGGAACGTGAGCGACGTTCTCCTTGCAGGTCTGAGCATCGTGCAGGCGTGCTGGGGCAGCGTGTCTCACTACGGCGTGTTCACCGACGCCAAGAGCAGCGTTCCCAAAGGCACGCGCTTCGGACCCTTCCTGGGCAAGCTGGTCAACACCAGCGAGATGAAAACCTACGACGACAACACGCTCATGTGGGAGGTATGACTCGTCTTGTGGAGTCTTTGGGGCAAAATGGTGcaatactcgcaggcatatatACTTTATCCTCTACAtaaaaagactaatattactgctacTGCTACTACAGGTAGTTGCAACGGTCTCCTTTGTTTTACACCATCAAATCTAAGTGTATTAGCTATGTGTGACTtacactgccccctggtggcaaagacacacaagacacaatgcccattgaattaaagcatgaaatcatgatgcacaaactgttgaattctttacattctgtttaacGATGTTTTTACAGTTCGTTTTATCTAATTTCGACATCCTCGCTTTTTCGCAGGTGTTCGAGAACGGCCGCCTGAGCCACTTTGTGGACGGGCGGGGCGGCTCGGGCAACTGGATGTCGCTGGTCAAGTGCGCCCGCTTCGCCAACGAGCAGAACCTGGCGGCGGTGCAGGTCAAGGGTCAGATCTTCTACGAGGCCTGCAAGGAGATCAGAGGCGAGCAGGAGCTCTTGGTCTGGTACGGGGACGGCTACGTGCAGTTTTTGGGCATCCCGCTTGCCCTTAGGGGTCACGAGATGAATGACACCCTACCTGCCGCTGAAGGTGAGACCAGGAACCAGAGATGGGGACTTGACTTTAGATGGGCACCGATATAAACTCGTGAACTTTTTCTTCAGATGCCGGCGAGGGCTTCAAGTGCGACCGGTGCGGCAAGGTGTTCGCCTACAAGTACTACCGGGACAAGCACCTGAAGTACACGCGCTGCGTGGACCGGGGCGACCGCAAGTTCCCCTGCCACCTGTGCAGCCGCTCCTTCGAGAAGAGGGATCGCCTGCGCATACACATCCTGCACGTGCACGAGAAGCACCGGCCACACAAggttttcatatatatatataaatactttATTGTTAATAGTATTTTTCTTACTTCAGTGCAATCTTTCATTGTATTCTAAAGAGGGTCGTCCAGGCTGCTAAGGGGGCAATGGCCCCCCTGCCCTCCCTAGAACCGCCACtgtttattaatatattttaataaaaatcataacaataacaacatggGGCTGAAAGAACAGCTCAAAAATAATTACGTACAATGTTCAagtttcgggggggggggggaaagtaatCCAAATTATTCAGTggtgtgatttattattattaattaattaattaatcacaaCTCCAAATACAACATCATTATGAACAttgcattaataataataaaattaaaacaaattattcaaataaaaacgtACATTTACATGATagtaaaagtaaacaatggTAACCTTATCATactacaaataaaacatttcaaatgatcaTACCTGGAATTTTGTTAGGATTCATTGTTCACTGGAAAATTCAGGTTTTCTAAAATAAGAATTATCTGACAATTGTTACGTCTGAAGTGTTTTAAACAATTATCCACATTATTAATAATCATTAATAGAGGGATTTTTATTGTGagtttatatttgttttctgaTATGAAACGTGAATCCTCATGACAGAATTGTATTTGTGAGAAAATCTATTATTCattgtgaaaacaaaattgattttttttattcagagagcgcaatacaacaaatatatgaaatattattattataatgttaagtaaaaaaaaaactattgtacGTCTTTATAGAGGCCAGCTTCATCCTGCATTATGCCTCAatatcagtttaaaaaaaaaaaaaaaactttattgcgaaatgaagacaaatgtgAACAAAACTATGGTTgggatttgtttgtgtgttgcagTGCACAGTTTGTGGAAAGAGTTTTTCTCAGTCGTCCAGCCTCAACAAACACATGCGAGTCCACTCGGGAGAACGTCCCTACAAGTGTGTCTACTGCAACAAGGTGAGGAGAAGGATGGACCAAataaggaaatgttttttttttttttttttttaaacgtgacttttatttaattgttattttgatgtgattgattttgtttgtgCGGTATCGTCACGTATCCACTTCCTGGTTTTACGGCGCATTAATTTTGCCTCGAGGGCCGTGGCTATTGTGTCCCTCCGCGGGCACACTTGCGCGACACACTTCCATGCTAATTATCGCCAGATGTACACGCACCCTTTTGTCTCGCCACATTTTCGTTTAATTTACGATCGTGGAATGAACAGAAGCCCTTATTGTCCCTTCGTTCTTCTTTCATTGCACGGTATCTTCActtcttccccccccctttttttttttttttttttttacacactacGGGAATGTTTTGTTGCGTGACTCTTATCACCAATTGACCTCCCGCGTACGTGATCTCGCTAACgaggcaattgtttttttgtaacttcaaaatgaaataaCGGACATTAATTAAATGGAACTTAAACAAGATGTTTGTCCGTTGAATTtacaatttcattttgtttttaaaatgtcataaatgAATGTTTTGAAGTGGAACTACTTTATCGtctgattaaaaaatatgaagaaTCGTCGTGAACACTAAAATGGAATAAACCCATTAAATACAGTTCGAAAATGAATTAACAAAATAAgtgtatattttctttaaatattttgttttcaaaacaccCACAAAAGACATTAATGAAGGTTCTAAGTGAAACTACTTTATTCCCTAATTAAAAATTAGAAGCCTCAAACCGATAGTTTTTGGTCCCCTTCAGGCCTTCACTGCTTCCAGCATTCTGCGCACGCATATCCGCCAGCACTCTGGAGAGCGGCCGTTCAAGTGCAAGCACTGCGGCAAGGCCTTCGCCTCCCACGCGGCGCACGACAGCCACGTCCGGCGGACCCACGCCCGCGACAAGCCGTTCCCCTGCGACCTGTGTGGGGCTTCCTTCCAGGAGGAGCACGAACTCAAGTACCACGCCAAAAGTCATAAAAGTAAGCAATTAAAAGGATTTTTGAAACCAAACTTTTTAGTTTCGCTTggttttaaaagcatttaagtGGGATTAATATATTGCTAAACATGAAcataaacattttcattgtgcAGTCATAATGAATGCCTGTCATAAAatggaaatatgtacaacagggtaaaaagtattattattatagaaactttttttgttctgtttctgAGCGTTTGAAAGAAATACGAATAAGAAATGCTTTTCacgttaaaatgtttttttccctgtttcTTTTAAGACAGGCAAATCTTGGACAGCGCAATTCTCACTCCAGGAAATGGACCCGTGGAAGAATCCATTTTGGAAGACAatccaaaaagccaaagaaacgtCGACATCAATTTCCAACCTTACACTGGAATAACCCTTCTAAATCCCGAATATCGTCCCTGGAACTAAAAGCCAAACAACTTTATTGTCCCATTTATACTCTTTAAAAAGTGAAGTGTTTCTTTTTAGGTAGTTTTAAATGGTAACTGTTGAAGAAAATTGTGCTGTACAGGCTTATTTAATGAGGCACACGATAATTCAAATGATCATGAAAACGTGTCAAATTTATATCAATGTGATTTGTGCTGtgaattgtgattattattattttattagttgGGCTTTGTGTAAAGGAACAAACGTTCTTATTTCATTTTGCCAATTTATAATGTCTGATCCACTGAAAAAGTGGGCTACCTTATTTATAATTTTgacaaataatgaataaataaaaaaaataataatccaagcATGAGTTGTGTCTTCTAGCTCATAGAAAAAGTAAGTGCATACTCACAGGACACAGGATAAAAGCAAGGAAATcaataaaacatgcatttagaatttaaaaaaataaatgaataatgccCAGTTTTCCATGCTGAAAACTAACACTGACATTCACCTTTATGTgcatttacaataaaatgtctGACGCTGCTGTAAGAAGGATGGTGTAAAATTAAACGAGTCCCCTTGGAGCAAATGAATGACAATAGTGTGTTGTGCTGGGAGCTGCTCTATTGCCACCAGCACAATGAGAAGCAGCCTGACGGACATCTGCCCTCACACTCTGTCGCCACATGTCTCCCTGACGGACTGATAGCCAATAGCCAGATATCCACACTTTCACATAGACACCGATAGATGCAGTGATACATAGATAGCATTACAACGATTCAAAGATACATTGACACACAGATATTGATGTATTGATAGTGCTTCAGTTCATACTGCGAACCATTGAGGCGTATTGAGAGTGATACGTAGATAAATAGCAATCGATATATGAATGCACAGACATcacaaatgtcaggaaaagctgactagaacagctgaacattCTTTGGGGTTAATCACAGGCACTTAAAACAGTGTGCCGACTGCCATCCAACATGAGTTTGAACGCAGCCACAtacccagttataagagggtgtgcacacatgtgcaaacactaagatgcattttgtGTTAGGTCTTCACGGCAAATGCATATTAAGCAATAGAACACCTAACTGTAAGGACGTTTtggtatttaaatattaaaatatgtatttgaaaaacatttcccccccccccccttaactacaataatgaccttttgatggatagcaactgccaataattcaaatagtcatatcagtaaaatgaattgattttcaaaaggaaatgcCGTGGGCCGTGTTTTCACCATCACCGTTATTGatgaaattataataaaaacgACCCAGCTAGATGTACTGCACCGTACTGTATGTACGCAGTAAGCGGACAGCGCCATTGACGGCTGACCTGGCGGACGGCCGGCTTGTCGGGGTCAGGGGTCACCTTCAAATAGGACAACTACGGAGGCTCAAACAAGTACATGATTGGAGCGGACCCTCCCTCCCTGCCATGTATACGACCCCCCGGGGGGGCCTTCGCCGGGACAACGGGACCCCACCCCCACGAGCTCCTCCACTTTGTGGCGGGATGTGACGAGAGACAAAGGAAAAGAAAGGCGAACCAGAAAGGAGGAGAAAGAGAATGACAATCAAATAGGAAGATTGTTAGCCCCACGTTAGCCCCGCCCTTAGTGGTTCATGATTGGTCCATTTACACATCAGTGCTATGTCTATATTCATTTGATATTGATATTAGCACAACAGCCAATACAAAGCGAtcacaatgttttatttgttatgtCTACTTTGTGCTAAGCACAAGTTATTTTCTGTACACTAtattgtacagtggtgccttgagatacaagtgacccaacttacTTAATTACTATTTCATTTTCCCAGATACTAGCTGTCATtcggaggattttttttcccccctttgatTTGAGAGCTCCTCTCTCGGCTTCTCAGTACAGCAGTAATATCAGTTGTGTGGCGAGTTGAGTCACCTGCCGACATACagcactcgcaagtcaaagcaaacatttgACAGATCGTCGGCTATCATCGTATTTTCGGTATCGCCGCCATCCCAATTGATTTCTATTGtgtaatgtattcattttgaatCACCACACCAATGAAAAGAAGGTAAACATGACTTATTTCTGGCGCTGGAAcgaattaattgcatttcaatgggaaacattacctgcGTTTGCAAACGGACTCACGGAACCGATTAAAATAGAGTATATCTGTACTGTTTGGGGGTAATTGTTGTCTTTCAGGTAAGTCACAAGAGGGggtctctcacacacaaacacacacacacacacacacacacactgctgaagCCCGAATAAAAGGCAGATCAAACACTGTCTGTAAAGCCCCTccatattgttgtgtgtgtgtgtgtgtgtgtgtgtgtgtgttctaggTAGGGTTGACTCCCAAGAAGGGGGCAGATGGCCTCACACTGCTCCACGGGGGAAGCCGTGAGGATCCCCTGCGCTCCCGCGGGGCCACATATTCCGGCCCCCTCCATCCCTCATAATAAGACAAGTGAGTGTGCTAAAAAGATGATGgcaataagggggggggggggggggtccattGACATGCAGGAGGGGTCCAACGTGGTTGTAAGGCCGACACGGGCCTTTGTCATTCGCCTTGTTCCGCACGCTTCCACGCAGGCTTCGTCTTTGTAGATGCCCCacaacaacctttcacactgccACTGTTACGCACTTTATGAGACAcacgagacaaaaaaaagaaaaaaaaaaaagtcaatttttgaTGGACGTTATCAGAGAATTGATTATTGcatgcaataggtgaaatctatGAAGTAGCAaccacatatttttgggattatttATAGACTCCCCAGAACTCTTATTAATTTTACCCACACTCTGAAACTCACACGCTTAGAAATAACCTTTTAAACTCTTCAACATACAgtcatgcacatttttttcctaaaaatatgttttcatgaattctttctttctttctttctttctttctttctttttacagCACAGTATTTCTTTAGTAGTATCCATGTTGATCCAGTGCAATTGAGGGGCATGTGTTGGTCCCCCGAGGGAAAGCTTTGCAGCATCTGGACACAGTCCTCGCGGCACACGCACGTCCTGCATGTCTCTGCCTCTCTGAGTGCGGCTAATCCCGCCTAAACTAAATCCATTTACACACACGCGCTCACGGATGCCCCCCTCGCCCGCCGCGCACACGCATACACCCCCACCACAGCCTCAGTCGAGCCGCAATGTAAACTACAGGActgagatttattttattaccaATAAGAAAATGGGGTCATTATAGCAATGTAGGGGTcggtatattattattatttttttaaatgattgtttttactttttagatAATATTTTATTGTAGTTTGGACTTGTTAGCATAattaacaaacatttgtgtttgttttaaataaaattaggaAAAAATAGTACTGTACACAGACAAGCTCTGGCTCATTTTTGATTCAATGTAATAATATTTATGATTCATATTTGATTGAGTAACTTTCTAAATATTTCGAAAGTTACTCACTGAATGAATTTGTACTGTACACATCtcactttgttttcattgtaattatattttttaataattttatttaatttaattttaaacacaTAATTTCTACAGTACAGAATAATTTCCATTCACTGCCATTATAGTTATAATTGTTTTATAAATctgattaaacattttaaaatgaaataaaacataaatgatTACTGCAacagaataaattgtaacatattATAATTCTCTTTATAATAGCATGTATTTTCTATCAATTAAATTCCCAAATAATTCACACTTTATAgatacttttgttttgttttgatattttctaAAATGCATTACAAAGTCAATTAATCCTGCACacagaataattattttcattgtaatGATATTAATGATGATAAGATTTATTGAAATGtgcttttaaaatttaattcaaAACAATTGTGTGCAATACCTATAACTTACAGAATATTTGTCATCCTTTGTAATAATATTTAGTGTCATTTTGAAGGCATTAAACccaacatttatttaatataaatgCATCTCACTGTAAATAAATCAGCGATGATGCAATTGAGTGTTTCTATATTTTGTCCTGAActgttataaaataaaacataccttTGTTAACGTCGCATTAAATCATTGTCATTCTTCATACTTCCCACACCACcaagattatttttgtttttgtttttgacgcGTCCAAATGaacataaaaatcaaacattggAGTTTTAATGCAATCTCACAAAAAATATAGAAACTGTACAATGTCAGAGTAGCCTCAGGGGGCTCCCATTACTTAGCACCTTCATCGGGGTGCGGATGTGAAAACATCCACTTGAAGTTCAAGTGGATGTTTTGAAGGTGTGATACACCTCTGTTGCCGGGCAGATCATTGACCGTGACCACCCGGCTCTAGGGAGAGCAGGGGTTAAAGGTGTGAGAGTATCCTGAAGGGCACATGGTGTGTTTAAGGTTGTGACCAtgccaccccctccccccctccccttttgaAACGTTCGTGACGCCTTCAAAGACCCACTCATGTATCCTAAACGGCTACTTTACGGCCTCCCTCTCATAGCCTAGCGTCACCTATCCGCTAGTTAGCCAGCTAGCTTCTGCTTCCGGGCGTCTAACCTCTTTAACGCCAAAGacgtcttatttttatttttattttttttaatttccaattTTTTGCTTGCCATGGACATACGACGTCATGGCCGCTCTCCTCCGCGTGCGGTCGGAAATCCGAGCCTGTTGTTGGGGGCGCATTGATTTGTTAGGATTGCTAGCTTCCATTAAGGTTTAAGCTTCGACAGCTGATAGCAACATCCTCATGACCCAGTAGTCAAGGGTGTGCTTGCCTAttttcttcaatgaacctttgatattttgttaaatgaagatgtttttttcttttcttttttttttaaatgtaatgtaagcACTGGGCCGTTTGATGAAATTTGGACATTTGTTCCTATCTTAATTCTTTGATGTAACTGCGCTTCTTGCCGATAAAAGAAATGCCGATAGAGCGCCTGTTAAtgaccatttttaaatgatccgTCATTTGTAAAGGAACTCGCATTCTTGGGACGAGCAGCACAATAACATGTCAAATGTGTCAAATTGTGTATGGACTCTTGTTTTGGCCTTGAAGCGCTGACTATCAGGTGGTGGTGACATGACCATTGCTCCCTTTGGTAGCAATGGTTCTTGCCAGTCTGAGTAATGCTGATAGAAAGTCTGTTTATGACCTTTTTAAATAATTCCCTTTTTGTAAGGAACATGCATTTGCAGCGCAACAACATGTTTAAAGTGTACCAAATCGTCAATGGAATTTTGTTTGGAGCTTCCAGGGTCCAGTAGATTTGTTTGTAAGTGCCAAACAAGAGTCCATAGAAGATTCgtcacattttcacacacgCCCTTGCGCTGCTCGGCCCACCAATGGGTTTTCTTTCCAAAGTTTATCCATTTCAAAGGGTCATAAAGAAGCTTTCCAACGGCTTAGTGTGTGGCATCATCATGTGTGCGCTAatgcgcgtgtgtgcgtccAGCGCAGTGTATTTGACTATCCTCGGGGCCTCCCCACTGTGTCTACCCGTCCGATGGTAAGGATGCCATATGCTAAATGAGCTTGTGTTACAGCTCTGGTTGCAAAggtggccacacacacacatgcaacgaTTGAAATTATGTCAGCAATATGCAAGCCTTGAAAGCTCCATTGATCtgtttatgcttttttttttttttttttttaacaatctgATTCATGCCGGGCCATACAGACAGTCGGCATTGATTCATCTGCCGGACATAGCGCCAATTCATTAGCGCTCTTGTGacatctgccccccccccaaaaaaaaaaaccaaataactCCATCAGcacttttaattaaaacaaagcacaCAACAAAAGGAGTTAATAGAAACAATACATCCAAGGACAAGCGCGCTATTGAGCGACAAGCTAATAGAAGCCACAGATGACG
The genomic region above belongs to Phycodurus eques isolate BA_2022a chromosome 21, UOR_Pequ_1.1, whole genome shotgun sequence and contains:
- the prdm14 gene encoding PR domain zinc finger protein 14, with the translated sequence MLLTLSSLPPAPKDGSLQADMLKTSPARSFFPGPHHHHHPYMDLFPRTHGLLHPLKSTSALMFNPYLQQQQQQHMSAGPALPYLGHLAPGHPLCSSKPEDLAAVATEHAAGPLSLSDLSLCSPAGGNDCGRSSCASASPAKLSLRNRAPSPEKRGRFNFSEDDLFAVLYGYSAGPGRGHAISGVNLPDKPDCNILPLDMDALDLPAGLSIVQACWGSVSHYGVFTDAKSSVPKGTRFGPFLGKLVNTSEMKTYDDNTLMWEVFENGRLSHFVDGRGGSGNWMSLVKCARFANEQNLAAVQVKGQIFYEACKEIRGEQELLVWYGDGYVQFLGIPLALRGHEMNDTLPAAEDAGEGFKCDRCGKVFAYKYYRDKHLKYTRCVDRGDRKFPCHLCSRSFEKRDRLRIHILHVHEKHRPHKCTVCGKSFSQSSSLNKHMRVHSGERPYKCVYCNKAFTASSILRTHIRQHSGERPFKCKHCGKAFASHAAHDSHVRRTHARDKPFPCDLCGASFQEEHELKYHAKSHKNRQILDSAILTPGNGPVEESILEDNPKSQRNVDINFQPYTGITLLNPEYRPWN